The following proteins are encoded in a genomic region of Pirellulales bacterium:
- a CDS encoding type II secretion system F family protein: protein MPVFSYQAIAADKKTTRGTVTADGAKQARDQLRRRGLLVQTIQQTAVAERRAFTLPWSRRFGSKVTSTIRELATLLGVGIPVTDALDTLAQQQRGAYRTALLILRDRVAAGASLAEAMAEQPDVFDPLCIRMVEVGENSGTLEAVLEQLAGFKERASELKDRVLTALLYPAIVFAVSLAVSLFLMIVVVPMLLTNLLEAGRKLPWPTRVLKAMSDLLVERGWIPAALLAAGACAMVVCLRTSGGRRTWHRFLLRLPLIGSMARKQTIARIALVLSTLIRSGIVYLKAVEIVVRSTSNVVFREALEQSAKEVGAGIEISTSLERTGVFPPLVVHIFSVGQQSGRLEEMLERLATDYDRQVASSSARLASALEPLLILTLAVFVGFILFATLLPILEAGNVL from the coding sequence ATGCCCGTCTTCTCCTATCAAGCCATCGCCGCCGACAAAAAAACCACCCGCGGCACCGTCACCGCCGACGGGGCGAAACAGGCGCGCGACCAGTTGCGCCGCCGCGGTTTGCTCGTCCAAACGATCCAACAAACCGCCGTCGCCGAGCGCCGCGCCTTCACCCTTCCCTGGTCGCGCCGCTTCGGATCCAAGGTCACCTCGACCATCCGCGAGCTGGCGACCCTGCTGGGCGTGGGCATCCCCGTCACCGACGCCCTCGACACGCTCGCCCAGCAGCAGCGCGGCGCCTACCGCACGGCGCTCTTGATCCTTCGCGATCGCGTCGCCGCCGGAGCATCCCTGGCCGAAGCGATGGCCGAACAACCGGACGTCTTCGACCCGCTCTGCATCCGCATGGTCGAGGTGGGCGAGAATTCCGGCACGCTGGAGGCCGTTTTGGAGCAACTTGCCGGCTTCAAAGAACGGGCATCGGAACTGAAAGACCGCGTGCTCACCGCCCTGCTTTACCCGGCGATCGTCTTCGCGGTCAGCCTGGCCGTCAGCCTCTTCCTGATGATCGTCGTGGTGCCGATGCTGCTCACGAACTTGCTGGAAGCGGGCCGGAAGCTGCCCTGGCCGACGCGCGTTCTCAAAGCGATGAGCGATCTGCTCGTCGAGCGCGGCTGGATACCGGCGGCCCTCCTTGCCGCCGGCGCTTGCGCCATGGTCGTGTGTCTGCGGACGTCGGGCGGCCGCCGCACCTGGCACCGCTTCCTGCTGCGCCTGCCGCTCATCGGCTCGATGGCGCGCAAGCAAACGATCGCCCGGATCGCGCTGGTCCTTTCGACCTTGATTCGCAGCGGCATCGTCTACCTTAAGGCGGTCGAAATCGTGGTTCGATCGACGTCGAACGTCGTATTTCGCGAGGCGCTGGAGCAGAGCGCCAAGGAGGTCGGCGCGGGCATCGAGATCAGCACGTCATTGGAACGCACCGGCGTCTTTCCGCCGCTGGTGGTCCACATCTTCTCCGTCGGGCAGCAATCGGGCCGATTGGAAGAGATGCTCGAGCGGCTGGCGACGGATTACGACCGCCAGGTGGCGAGCAGTTCCGCCCGCTTGGCTTCGGCACTCGAACCGCTCTTGATCCTCACGCTCGCCGTGTTTGTCGGATTCATTTTGTTCGCAACCCTTTTGCCCATCTTGGAGGCTGGAAATGTACTTTAA